From one uncultured Methanoregula sp. genomic stretch:
- a CDS encoding Zn-ribbon domain-containing OB-fold protein, with translation MTVARFWRKIPQRYNLIGTKCETCGRHFFPPRTFCPDCRREGKIVDHKFSGKGTVVTYTVIQTAPDQFTSPGPYVLAIIKLDEGPQMTTQIVCNPRDVKIGMRVKSIFRRIATDGESGIIHYGTKFVPEE, from the coding sequence ATGACCGTAGCACGATTCTGGAGAAAGATCCCCCAGCGTTATAACCTGATTGGAACAAAGTGCGAGACCTGCGGCCGACATTTTTTCCCCCCGCGGACATTCTGCCCTGATTGCCGCAGGGAAGGAAAGATCGTGGACCACAAATTCTCCGGCAAGGGAACGGTAGTCACGTACACGGTTATCCAGACTGCACCGGACCAGTTCACCTCCCCCGGGCCGTATGTCCTTGCCATCATCAAGCTCGATGAAGGCCCCCAGATGACCACCCAGATCGTCTGCAATCCCAGGGACGTGAAGATCGGCATGCGGGTGAAAAGCATCTTCCGCAGGATCGCCACCGACGGCGAGAGTGGCATCATCCACTACGGCACGAAGTTTGTGCCGGAAGAATAA